Within Oncorhynchus nerka isolate Pitt River linkage group LG8, Oner_Uvic_2.0, whole genome shotgun sequence, the genomic segment AATTATCGTGAATAACATCCTCCTAATGGCCGTTTCCCTGATCCTCCATGTTGGGTCTTAGTCGTGAGTTATTCACACGATAAACCCTGGGTTCTCATGTCTTATAGCCTTAATTACAGTTCTGCCTATAAACACAGCCTACCATGTACCTACGACAACTCAGCAGATGTTCTTCTATGGTCGGCTCAAATGAACCCTTTATGCCCCATgaatcctcacacacacactttgtaacACCTCTCCCAAGACCAACATGGAGCTCACATTGCAGGGTCAGCTCAAACAAAGTTCCTCgccccttaaaaaaaaaaaaaaaaggtacagGCTGATGATCCATAAGCTAACAACAAAAACttatttgaaatacattttttttaaactataaaAAAAACAACCATCATTGCTATGACTGTAACCAGTTTCAACCATTCCAGCCCATACCCAGCATTGCATTGAGAGAAGATTGTGGTTTGGGGATATATTTGGTCATATCCTTACCTAGTTATAAAAGGCACACAAGACCATGTGCTCCTTTCTTCGAAAGCATAACTGGCAGTTTAGAGTAGCAAGGCCACTAGAAAACAAGTGCCTTGGAATGGCAATGGATATTAGCAGTTTAGCATTGAAGCTTTCCAACAGTGAAAGCAAGTCACAAGGCAACGGAGGTGAATGCTGGAAACAGCTTACAGTACCACACCATCAACCCAATGCCTTGTTCCCAGGTCTTCCAAGGCAGCTAGTCATGAACTGTCCCGGTTTGTAGGCTAAATGTTCATTTCAGTCatgaactgtactgtagactTACTAAGGCAATGTCCCATTTAAAAGAAAGTCCAGCACTAATCTCCTTCTCTCACCCTTCAGTCCTGTTGAGTCCAGTAGTGGTGGGTTCTTTCAATCCCtcgtctcttccctccctccctacgtGCTGTAACTAGTCTCTGTGGGTGTCATCAGTTTAGTGTCATGCTGGGGATCAGTTGTCTCAGTGCCAGATGTCTGAGGTGGATCTCTTCCTGATCATGGCACTCAGTGGACTGCGAGACAGGGACCTCCTCTTCTTCCAACGGACTGCAAACAGACACAGGAGTGAGAGAGGGTGTTAAATGTGCTGACTGGGCTTGATTTTAAGCACATACAACTCTCAAGAAAAAGACAGTGAAATGTGCAAATACAGGTACATACATATTCATGCGTTAACTGAAGACTATCAATTGATCCCTTTGAAAGTTTCCCCTACTGATAGGCGGTAAGGGGATTGCCTGCCTAAAAATGTTGGTTTCTATTGATTTCAATTGAATGTTTCAGTGTATCAGGTGCTCAGGCCATGTTCACCTCGTCTTAAGCTAGCTGTTAGCATGGAGTTTTTGGAGCTATTAGGGGTGGTGGGCAtatcctctccctccttcaccccaACCTTTTCTGGAGTCAGTGTACCGGTACTTCCGCCATCCCCCTGCCAGTCACTCAGTGCCCTCTGGAAGGAGTGTGCCAGACAGGCCGTCATGTCCCGTGCCCGCTCTGCCCGGCTGCACCAGAACACCCGGCACTGCAGCTGTTGCCCACGCTGCTTACAGATGTACAGAAACACGTTGGGTCTGGTGGCGTCGGCCGCGCAGTAGGCGATGTCCTGGAGGTACGTCTTAGTGAGCTGGCGTCCTGTGCTGAGCTCTTTGACTTCGACATAGCGTGGACGAACAACCAAGGCGTGGTCTTTGCTCAGCTTCTTTCCATTTGCGGCC encodes:
- the LOC115133520 gene encoding uncharacterized protein LOC115133520; the encoded protein is MKLKPDQNVDSSNCTRFKEKVGNPTRKRTEDHDTCATSTTNPPLTPSKPTLLSTMSLNTFHLMETLKKSPAALRRRFRRDRTESLSHGDPLFKVHYLGTEKIFSLDREQAQDAIARLLDGAANGKKLSKDHALVVRPRYVEVKELSTGRQLTKTYLQDIAYCAADATRPNVFLYICKQRGQQLQCRVFWCSRAERARDMTACLAHSFQRALSDWQGDGGSTGTLTPEKVGVKEGEDMPTTPNSSKNSMLTASLRRVRWKKRRSLSRSPLSAMIRKRSTSDIWH